A portion of the Musa acuminata AAA Group cultivar baxijiao chromosome BXJ1-1, Cavendish_Baxijiao_AAA, whole genome shotgun sequence genome contains these proteins:
- the LOC103985700 gene encoding BIIDXI-like protein At5g11420 yields the protein MMHRAALALLLCSAVHIAFAMTDGLLPNGNFEATPKASEMNGTQVLGRYAIPQWEISGFVEYIESGHKQGDMLLVVPEGAYAVRLGNEASIKQKLTVVKGMYYSITFSAARTCAQDERLNVSVTPDSGMLPIQTMYGSVGWDSYAWAFRALFDVVHLVIHNPGVEEDPACGPLIDSVAIKTLYPPRLTRDNLLKNRDFEEGPYVFPNTTWGVLIPPNIEDDHSPLPGWMVESLKAVKYIDSDHFSVPHGKRAVELVAGKESALAQVARTIPGKVYTLTFSVGDAGNGCVGSMVVEAFAARGTVKIPYESKGTGGYKRAVLRFTAAVERTRVVFLSTFYHTKTDGSLCGPVVDDVSLLSVRSPRALRR from the exons ATGATGCATCGCGCTGCGCTGGCTCTGCTGCTGTGCTCCGCGGTTCACATTGCCTTTGCCATGACTGACG GTTTGTTGCCGAATGGGAACTTCGAGGCGACGCCGAAGGCGTCGGAGATGAACGGGACGCAGGTGTTGGGCCGCTACGCCATCCCGCAATGGGAGATCTCCGGCTTCGTGGAGTACATCGAGTCGGGGCACAAGCAGGGGGACATGCTTCTGGTGGTGCCGGAGGGGGCGTACGCCGTCCGGCTCGGCAACGAGGCCTCCATCAAGCAGAAGCTCACGGTGGTCAAGGGCATGTACTACTCCATCACCTTCAGCGCCGCCCGCACCTGCGCCCAGGACGAGCGCCTCAACGTGTCGGTCACCCCCGACTCCGGCATGCTCCCCATCCAGACCATGTACGGCAGCGTCGGCTGGGACTCCTACGCCTGGGCCTTCCGTGCCCTGTTCGACGTGGTCCACCTCGTCATCCACAATCCCGGCGTCGAGGAGGACCCTGCCTGCGGCCCCCTCATCGACTCCGTCGCCATCAAAACTCTCTACCCGCCCAGGCTCACCAGAG ACAATCTGCTGAAGAACCGTGACTTCGAGGAAGGGCCATACGTTTTCCCCAACACCACATGGGGCGTGCTGATTCCACCCAACATCGAGGATGACCACTCCCCCCTGCCCGGATGGATGGTGGAGTCCCTCAAGGCCGTCAAGTACATCGACTCGGACCACTTCTCGGTGCCCCATGGAAAGCGCGCCGTGGAGCTGGTGGCCGGGAAGGAGAGCGCCCTCGCCCAGGTGGCGCGCACCATCCCGGGGAAGGTCTACACGCTGACCTTCTCGGTCGGCGACGCGGGCAACGGCTGCGTGGGCTCTATGGTGGTGGAGGCATTCGCGGCCCGTGGCACCGTGAAGATCCCGTACGAGTCCAAGGGCACCGGCGGGTACAAGCGCGCGGTGCTTCGGTTCACGGCCGCGGTGGAGCGCACCCGCGTCGTGTTCCTCAGCACCTTCTACCACACCAAGACCGACGGCTCACTCTGTGGTCCGGTGGTGGACGACGTCTCGCTGTTGAGCGTTCGGAGCCCCCGCGCGCTCCGCCGCTGA